The Vicia villosa cultivar HV-30 ecotype Madison, WI linkage group LG1, Vvil1.0, whole genome shotgun sequence genome includes a region encoding these proteins:
- the LOC131607159 gene encoding protein SHORT-ROOT-like translates to MDTLFRLVNFQQQQQHHQYQPDPSLNSTTTLTTSSSSRSSRQTTTTTTNYHYYQHQEEDEECFNNFYYMDHNNTNDEDLSSSSSKQHYYNYPYDQQQTHPHHHHVSTTTITTSSPNTNTNFNTINTPTTTDINYSFSPTQEYFNFDFSSGNSWSQNILLETARAISDNDTNRIQQLMWMLNELSSPYGDTDQKLSAYFLQALFSRMNDAGDRTYKTLTFATEKTCSFDSTRKMLLKFQEVSPWTTFGHVASNGAILEALEGNPKLHIIDISNTYCTQWPTLLEALATRSDDTPHLRLTTVVTAVSGGSVQKVMKEIGARMEKFARLMGVPFKFKIIFSDLRELNLRELDIKEDEALAINCVNSLHSISGAGNHRDSLINFLRGLEPRVMTVVEEEADLEHCFGSDFVEGFGESLRWFRVYFEALEESFSRTSCERLMLEREAGRGIVDLVACDAFESVERRETASRWRRRLQRGGFTTAAFSDEVCDDVRALLRRYREGWSLTPCSAADDGIFLSWKDKPVVWASVWRP, encoded by the coding sequence atggatACATTGTTTAGGCTAGTCaattttcaacaacaacaacaacatcatcaatatcAACCCGATCCTTCCCTCAACTCCACCACCACCTTAACAACATCAAGTAGCTCTAGATCCTCAAGAcaaaccacaacaacaaccacaaactATCATTATTACCAACAtcaagaagaagacgaagaatgcTTCAACAACTTCTATTACATGGATCATAACAATACCAATGATGAAGACTTATCTTCCTCTTCTTCTAAACAACACTACTACAATTATCCTTATGATCAACAACAAACTCACCCTCATCATCATCATGTATCCACTACTACAATCACTACTTCTTctccaaacacaaacacaaactttAATACTATTAACACCCCCACCACCACTGATATTAACTACTCATTCTCACCCACTCAAGAATATTTCAACTTCGACTTCTCCTCCGGTAACTCATGGTCGCAAAACATTCTCCTTGAAACCGCACGTGCCATTTCCGACAACGACACAAACCGAATCCAACAACTCATGTGGATGCTCAACGAGCTTAGTTCACCTTACGGCGATACAGATCAAAAACTCTCAGCATATTTCCTCCAAGCTTTGTTCAGCCGCATGAACGATGCAGGTGACAGAACCTACAAAACCTTAACATTCGCGACGGAGAAAACATGTTCCTTCGACTCAACGAGGAAGATGTTGTTGAAGTTCCAAGAAGTTAGTCCATGGACAACGTTTGGACACGTGGCGTCCAATGGTGCTATCTTGGAAGCATTAGAAGGTAACCCTAAACTTCACATAATTGATATCAGCAACACGTATTGCACTCAATGGCCAACGCTTCTCGAAGCGTTGGCCACTCGCTCCGACGATACACCGCACCTCCGTTTAACCACGGTAGTCACAGCCGTCAGTGGTGGCTCCGTTCAGAAAGTCATGAAGGAAATAGGAGCCAGGATGGAGAAATTCGCGAGGCTTATGGGAGTTCCATTTaagttcaaaatcattttcagtgATTTAAGGGAGTTGAATTTAAGAGAGTTGGATATTAAAGAGGATGAAGCTTTGGCTATAAATTGTGTTAACTCTTTGCATTCAATTTCCGGCGCCGGGAACCACCGTGATAGTTTGATTAATTTTCTTCGTGGATTAGAGCCTAGGGTTATGACGGTGGTGGAAGAGGAAGCTGATTTAGAACATTGTTTTGGCTCAGATTTTGTGGAAGGTTTTGGAGAGAGTTTGAGATGgtttagggtttattttgaagcACTTGAAGAGAGTTTTTCGAGAACCAGTTGTGAGAGATTGATGCTTGAAAGAGAAGCTGGTAGAGGTATTGTtgatttggttgcttgtgatgctTTTGAATCAGTGGAGAGACGCGAAACGGCGTCGCGGTGGAGGAGGCGTTTGCAACGTGGAGGGTTTACTACGGCGGCGTTTAGCGATGAGGTTTGTGATGATGTGAGAGCGTTGTTGAGGAGGTATAGAGAAGGGTGGTCGTTGACACCGTGCTCCGCCGCTGATGACGGAATATTTTTGTCGTGGAAGGATAAGCCGGTTGTGTGGGCCAGTGTATGGAGGCCTTGA